From the Armatimonadota bacterium genome, one window contains:
- the flgG gene encoding flagellar basal-body rod protein FlgG produces the protein MIRALNTAATGMVAQQRNLDTIANNLANVNTTAFKQQRAEFQDLVYQTFRASGASTSASTAVPQAAQIGLGARFSASATSFAIGSIESSANPLHFAITGSGFFQVTLPDGTTAYTRDGSFNMDANGQIVTSDGYLVEPNIVIPSGAQALTVSPSGIFTAVLPDQNDPTELGALQIAIFPNPGGLTRLGQNLYRGGGASGDPTLVTPGEQGSGAVGQYLLEGSNVQVVEEMVRMIIAQRAYEINSKAIQTADDMLSTLNNLKR, from the coding sequence ATGATACGAGCACTCAACACTGCCGCGACCGGCATGGTCGCACAGCAGCGTAACTTAGACACAATTGCCAACAACTTGGCCAACGTCAACACAACGGCGTTCAAACAGCAGAGGGCGGAGTTCCAGGACCTCGTTTACCAGACGTTCCGGGCGTCAGGCGCCAGCACTAGCGCCAGCACGGCCGTTCCTCAGGCGGCACAGATCGGCCTCGGCGCGCGCTTTTCGGCGTCCGCGACCAGCTTTGCGATCGGTTCGATCGAGTCTTCGGCCAACCCGCTGCACTTTGCAATCACGGGCAGCGGATTCTTTCAGGTCACACTGCCGGACGGAACGACCGCCTACACGCGAGACGGCTCTTTCAACATGGACGCCAACGGCCAGATTGTTACGTCTGACGGTTATCTCGTAGAACCCAACATCGTAATCCCGTCCGGCGCGCAGGCTCTGACGGTTTCGCCGTCTGGAATCTTCACCGCAGTCCTCCCCGATCAGAACGACCCGACGGAGTTGGGCGCCCTTCAGATCGCCATATTCCCGAACCCAGGCGGTCTCACTCGACTCGGCCAAAACCTGTACCGGGGGGGCGGAGCGAGCGGAGACCCGACGCTGGTGACTCCAGGTGAGCAAGGCTCAGGCGCGGTCGGTCAGTACCTCCTCGAGGGATCGAACGTGCAGGTCGTCGAGGAGATGGTCCGGATGATCATCGCGCAGCGCGCCTATGAGATCAACTCGAAGGCGATTCAGACCGCAGACGACATGTTGAGCACCCTCAACAACCTCAAGAGGTAA
- a CDS encoding flagellar hook-basal body protein, protein MLRGLYSTASGMVGAQQLLDVVAHNLANVSTNGYKREGVVFSDGFTRLLNAADGREIGSLGSGTTMKGQYTVHEVGSLTTTGNPLDVAIQAKRGMFAVQTDNGTRYTRNGAFTLNSDRELVAKSGLPVLDDRESSIILPTGKIEISISGAVSVDGELVANIGIFDGAVQKVGNGLYFGQGMQLVDEPNLQSGMIEGSNVNAIEEMIHMIQLNRIYEMAQKAAQGHDDMTQRLIQSLEGR, encoded by the coding sequence ATGCTTAGAGGTCTTTATTCGACCGCTTCCGGTATGGTCGGCGCCCAGCAGTTGTTGGATGTCGTCGCCCACAACCTAGCCAACGTATCGACCAACGGCTACAAGCGAGAGGGCGTCGTCTTCAGCGACGGCTTTACCCGATTGCTGAACGCCGCAGACGGTCGTGAAATCGGCTCGTTGGGCAGCGGCACAACGATGAAAGGGCAGTACACCGTCCACGAAGTCGGATCGCTGACAACGACGGGCAACCCCTTGGACGTTGCTATCCAAGCCAAGCGCGGAATGTTCGCCGTCCAGACCGATAACGGCACGCGATACACGCGCAACGGCGCGTTCACTTTGAACTCGGACCGCGAACTGGTTGCGAAAAGCGGCCTGCCGGTGCTCGATGACCGGGAGAGCTCTATCATCTTGCCGACCGGAAAGATCGAGATCAGCATCTCCGGCGCAGTAAGCGTCGATGGCGAGCTGGTCGCAAACATTGGGATCTTCGATGGAGCCGTCCAAAAAGTCGGCAACGGCCTCTATTTCGGCCAGGGGATGCAGCTCGTTGACGAGCCGAATCTCCAATCCGGAATGATCGAAGGCTCGAACGTGAACGCGATTGAAGAGATGATCCACATGATCCAGTTGAACCGGATCTACGAGATGGCCCAGAAAGCAGCGCAAGGCCACGACGACATGACACAACGGTTGATCCAGAGCCTCGAAGGCCGATAG
- a CDS encoding M50 family metallopeptidase yields MALRKDQSILLLAGLASLVLWLFPFFRPFLLPLVYYNTHIHELCHALAAVATGGEVLRILVFANGSGVTSVLGGSPWLLASSGYVGSAIVGGMLIAGSRTEKGARRTLWIAAGFLLFSLLFFVRGETIGVVSAISWIAVLFACGQWLKQGKVVFAAQFLGIQQCITSAHAFLVLLQLTAFTNQHNDAVLLQDETGIPALASSIVWLLMSAAIVFWAVRHAWSTKPK; encoded by the coding sequence ATGGCATTGCGGAAGGACCAATCGATTCTCTTGCTGGCGGGGTTAGCGTCCCTTGTCCTGTGGCTGTTCCCTTTTTTCCGCCCGTTTCTGCTCCCGCTTGTCTACTACAACACACATATCCACGAGCTTTGCCACGCGCTGGCCGCCGTTGCAACCGGCGGGGAGGTGTTGAGAATCCTAGTTTTCGCAAACGGTAGCGGGGTGACGAGCGTCTTGGGTGGGTCACCTTGGCTCTTGGCGTCGAGCGGATACGTAGGCAGCGCGATCGTCGGCGGGATGCTGATCGCCGGCTCTCGAACCGAAAAAGGCGCTCGAAGAACACTCTGGATAGCGGCTGGTTTTCTGCTGTTCAGCCTGCTGTTCTTCGTGCGAGGCGAGACGATAGGCGTTGTCAGCGCGATTTCTTGGATCGCAGTGCTGTTCGCGTGCGGCCAGTGGCTCAAGCAGGGCAAGGTCGTCTTTGCGGCGCAGTTCCTCGGGATTCAGCAGTGCATCACGTCGGCGCACGCCTTCCTCGTCCTTCTCCAACTGACGGCGTTCACCAACCAGCACAACGACGCCGTGCTCTTGCAGGACGAGACAGGGATACCGGCCCTAGCGAGTTCGATCGTGTGGCTGCTGATGTCTGCGGCGATCGTATTCTGGGCGGTTCGGCACGCTTGGTCGACAAAGCCCAAATAG